The Spirosoma foliorum genome has a window encoding:
- a CDS encoding SusC/RagA family TonB-linked outer membrane protein translates to MMRPLLSYFPVVVLVLLLTSGGLPIQAQYLASARSLNQQPTRPATAVRVLKDVLNEWGLAFGVNILYEESTIEGLTVSMDAVRQNGKLEQRLDNLLRPFRLTYRKRGKSYLITPVKNLDNARSENTSLPSSPSAESVALQPVNDITQIRSVVPVSTTMPALRPITGRITSETGDGLPGVSVVVKGTTIGTATDGNGMYKLNVPDAQAKGTLVFSFIGYETQEVTLGNQTAISLQLQPTANSINEVVVVGYGTQKRENITGAVSTIEAKVLENRPVTNAVSALQGTAPGLIITRTSGQPGQEGWAAQIRGATSINGDAGNSPLVIVDGVEGDLSLINPNDIANISVLKDAAAAAIYGAKAGGGVILVTTKKGSAQKMRIDYTGLFTFNKPYNQPKLLHSWEQAQLNNVAQFNTNGSYAYSDQQIRWLMDPDTNVVKNSSGGYDYYFDTNQLDILTRKVSPVQNHNVSISGGNDKTQYLFSLGYFDQKGVFNVGPDAAQRYNARLNLNTKLSNKLSIDSRVAYTQARVQAPSINAAGDGGLMYNLYQVRASRNPIFLPGSDDTKYAYVGTTSAAYPVLKDGGYNKSMQHTIEGVFTLRADNLAKGLGLRLVYSPRVQQLNSDLFLRTVPRYVLTSPDPVSGGSINTTNSLQKTRATTVAQNVQALGDYDWKIGDKHNFHLLGGFEFKSYNYNYILAKQTALLSNDLPTLNYSTLATASPANVSDNIQVNTWVSYFGRLTYNYAGKYFLEANLRNDASSRLAPGYQSALFPSASAAWRLSTESWFTNSLPIFTEFKLRGSWGQLGGAQSTNPNLYNYDYQAILLSGNNYPFNNANTPYLYQSTLPSLGKGWEIIETTDIGLDFGLFKNRLTGSFDYYVRNNNNVFIRLNLPATLGVTPSSTNAAALQVKGWDASLGWRDTFKNGNYAINLNVSDNTNKVTRYDGPFAYLEGLNPYLPGLPLNTIYGYKDQGYFTSNEDLQSHAFQNTKTGVGDIKLQDVNGDGKVNAGLGRADDHGDLINLGNTSPRYIFGANFSATWKGFDVSALFQGVGERKMLLFAKALIPFTDSWRMPWAIHEDYWTPDNPNARFPRPYVGATWNTNVSDHWVQNAAYIRLKNLQIGYTIPAQLTQKVNIAKARIFFSGQDIWEKNKMWYKYYDAENPSNASFQYPLFRSYSFGLNITFQ, encoded by the coding sequence ATGATGCGACCATTACTCAGCTACTTCCCCGTAGTTGTACTGGTACTCCTATTGACCAGCGGTGGCTTACCAATCCAGGCCCAGTACCTGGCATCGGCCCGTTCACTAAACCAGCAACCCACGCGTCCGGCTACGGCAGTTCGTGTTCTTAAAGACGTCCTGAACGAATGGGGGCTTGCCTTCGGCGTCAATATCCTCTATGAAGAATCGACGATTGAAGGACTAACGGTATCAATGGATGCCGTTCGCCAAAATGGGAAACTGGAGCAACGGCTTGATAATCTGTTAAGACCCTTTCGGTTAACGTACCGCAAACGGGGCAAATCGTATCTGATTACGCCTGTCAAAAACCTGGATAATGCGCGTTCAGAAAACACGAGCTTACCCAGCAGCCCCTCTGCCGAATCGGTAGCTTTACAGCCAGTCAATGATATTACCCAGATCCGTTCTGTGGTACCTGTATCCACAACCATGCCCGCCCTACGCCCGATTACAGGACGCATCACGAGCGAAACCGGCGATGGGCTTCCCGGTGTAAGCGTTGTTGTAAAAGGGACTACCATTGGTACAGCAACTGACGGCAATGGGATGTATAAACTGAATGTACCCGACGCTCAGGCCAAAGGCACGCTGGTTTTCTCGTTTATCGGCTACGAAACCCAGGAAGTAACGCTTGGTAACCAGACAGCCATCAGCCTTCAGTTACAACCCACAGCCAACTCCATCAACGAAGTGGTGGTAGTTGGTTACGGCACTCAAAAACGAGAAAATATTACGGGAGCGGTATCGACTATCGAAGCCAAAGTCCTTGAAAATCGGCCTGTTACCAACGCCGTTTCAGCCTTACAGGGAACCGCTCCCGGTCTGATTATTACTCGTACCAGCGGTCAACCCGGTCAGGAAGGTTGGGCAGCTCAAATACGCGGGGCTACCTCCATCAATGGTGATGCGGGTAACAGTCCGCTGGTAATTGTGGATGGTGTAGAGGGCGATCTTTCATTAATCAACCCTAATGATATTGCCAATATATCGGTTTTGAAAGATGCCGCTGCGGCTGCTATTTACGGCGCTAAAGCGGGCGGTGGTGTTATTCTGGTCACGACTAAAAAAGGATCAGCCCAGAAAATGCGGATCGACTATACAGGTCTGTTTACGTTCAATAAGCCTTATAATCAGCCAAAACTGTTGCACTCCTGGGAGCAGGCTCAGTTGAATAACGTGGCCCAGTTCAACACGAACGGCAGCTACGCCTATTCGGACCAGCAGATTCGCTGGCTAATGGACCCGGACACCAACGTTGTCAAGAATTCGTCGGGGGGTTACGACTATTATTTCGACACCAACCAGCTCGACATTCTGACTCGTAAAGTAAGCCCGGTTCAGAACCATAACGTCAGCATAAGCGGGGGAAACGATAAAACGCAATACCTGTTTTCGCTGGGTTATTTTGATCAGAAAGGTGTTTTTAACGTTGGCCCCGATGCTGCCCAACGCTACAATGCCCGTTTAAATCTGAATACCAAACTGAGTAATAAATTAAGTATTGATTCGCGGGTTGCCTATACGCAGGCCAGGGTTCAGGCCCCTTCCATTAATGCTGCTGGCGATGGTGGACTGATGTACAATCTGTACCAGGTCCGTGCCTCCAGAAACCCTATTTTTCTACCCGGTAGCGACGATACCAAATATGCGTACGTAGGAACAACTTCTGCTGCTTATCCTGTCCTGAAAGATGGGGGTTATAATAAATCAATGCAGCATACCATTGAAGGTGTTTTTACACTACGAGCCGATAATCTGGCCAAAGGGCTTGGCCTGCGCTTAGTGTATAGTCCTCGTGTTCAGCAGTTAAACTCGGATCTTTTTCTTCGAACAGTGCCCCGTTATGTCCTGACCTCACCAGATCCAGTGTCGGGTGGCAGTATCAATACAACCAACTCGTTGCAAAAAACTCGGGCTACCACTGTTGCACAAAATGTACAGGCATTGGGCGATTATGATTGGAAAATCGGCGATAAGCACAACTTCCATCTGCTCGGTGGTTTTGAATTCAAGAGCTATAATTACAACTATATATTGGCTAAGCAAACCGCGTTGCTATCCAATGACTTACCAACCTTAAACTATTCCACGCTGGCTACGGCATCGCCCGCTAATGTAAGCGATAATATCCAAGTCAACACCTGGGTTTCGTATTTCGGACGGCTGACCTATAACTATGCCGGTAAGTATTTTCTGGAAGCCAACCTGCGGAATGATGCCAGTTCTCGTCTGGCTCCCGGCTACCAGAGTGCGTTGTTCCCATCGGCATCGGCGGCCTGGCGTTTGAGTACCGAGTCATGGTTTACGAATTCCCTCCCCATTTTCACCGAATTCAAACTACGGGGTTCCTGGGGCCAATTAGGGGGCGCTCAATCCACCAACCCAAATCTGTATAACTATGATTATCAAGCTATTTTACTAAGCGGAAATAATTATCCATTCAACAATGCCAATACGCCTTACCTCTATCAGTCAACCTTACCATCGCTCGGTAAAGGCTGGGAGATCATCGAAACCACCGACATTGGTCTGGATTTCGGCCTATTCAAAAATCGCCTGACTGGTAGCTTCGATTACTACGTCCGTAACAACAACAACGTATTTATCCGACTGAATTTGCCCGCTACACTGGGCGTAACTCCAAGCTCGACCAATGCGGCAGCGCTTCAGGTGAAAGGCTGGGATGCATCGCTGGGCTGGCGGGACACCTTCAAAAATGGCAACTATGCTATCAACCTGAACGTCAGCGACAATACCAACAAGGTAACACGCTACGACGGGCCCTTCGCCTATCTGGAAGGCCTAAATCCCTACCTACCAGGCTTACCACTTAACACCATTTATGGCTACAAAGACCAGGGTTATTTTACCAGTAATGAAGATCTACAATCGCACGCGTTTCAGAATACCAAAACGGGCGTTGGCGACATTAAACTCCAGGATGTTAATGGCGATGGGAAAGTCAATGCCGGTTTAGGTCGGGCCGACGATCATGGTGATCTGATCAATCTGGGCAACACGAGTCCCCGCTATATTTTCGGAGCCAATTTCAGCGCCACCTGGAAAGGCTTCGATGTATCGGCCTTGTTTCAGGGTGTTGGGGAGCGCAAGATGCTCCTGTTTGCCAAAGCCCTGATTCCCTTTACGGATAGCTGGCGGATGCCCTGGGCCATTCATGAAGATTACTGGACGCCCGACAACCCGAACGCCCGCTTCCCACGCCCCTACGTTGGTGCCACCTGGAATACGAACGTATCGGATCATTGGGTGCAGAATGCGGCCTATATACGCCTGAAAAACCTACAGATAGGCTATACGATTCCAGCGCAACTAACTCAGAAAGTGAACATTGCGAAGGCCCGTATTTTTTTCTCTGGACAGGACATCTGGGAGAAGAACAAGATGTGGTATAAGTATTACGATGCCGAAAACCCCTCGAATGCCAGCTTTCAGTACCCGCTGTTCCGCTCGTACTCATTTGGCCTTAACATAACATTCCAATAA
- the dinB gene encoding DNA polymerase IV, protein MEQPTIRKIIHVDMDAFYASVEQRDNPDLRGKPLAVGGSRQRGVVAAASYEARQFGVRSAMASSIAIRKCPELIFVKPRFDVYKSVSSQIRGIFARFTHLIEPLSLDEAYLDVTDSLTNSTTATQVAKTIKEQIKEETGLTASAGVSYNKFLAKLASDYRKPDGLFVIKPHQGLAFVEKLRVGQFHGIGRVTAEKMNQLGIFTGLDLRQKSEAFLLEHFGKVGHHYYNIAQAIDNRPVTPDRERKSVGSETTFEQDLTENAELEAELTPLIASVWKYCERTGVLGRTVTLKVKYADFQQITRSRTAFSSIADQATFTKISIDLLASLFPVTKGVRLLGVSLSSLQTIASVPNGQLSLDL, encoded by the coding sequence ATGGAACAGCCTACTATCCGAAAAATTATTCACGTTGACATGGACGCTTTCTACGCGTCGGTTGAACAGCGTGATAACCCCGATCTTCGGGGCAAGCCCCTGGCTGTGGGTGGTTCCCGACAAAGGGGCGTGGTTGCGGCTGCCAGTTACGAAGCCCGTCAGTTTGGCGTTCGTTCGGCGATGGCTTCCTCAATCGCCATTCGCAAATGCCCGGAGCTGATTTTTGTAAAACCCCGCTTCGATGTGTACAAATCGGTTTCCAGCCAGATACGTGGCATTTTTGCCCGATTTACACACCTCATTGAGCCGCTTTCGTTGGATGAAGCCTATCTGGATGTGACCGATAGTCTAACCAACTCAACGACAGCCACACAAGTGGCCAAAACCATAAAAGAACAGATCAAAGAGGAAACCGGCCTGACAGCGTCAGCGGGCGTTTCGTACAATAAATTTCTGGCAAAACTGGCCTCCGATTATCGAAAACCCGATGGTTTATTTGTCATTAAACCACATCAGGGATTAGCCTTTGTAGAGAAATTGAGGGTAGGACAATTTCATGGAATTGGGCGTGTAACAGCCGAGAAAATGAACCAGTTGGGCATCTTCACGGGTCTGGATTTGCGCCAGAAATCGGAAGCGTTTCTACTGGAACACTTTGGCAAAGTGGGGCACCACTATTACAACATTGCCCAAGCTATCGACAACCGCCCAGTAACGCCGGACCGGGAACGAAAATCGGTTGGATCAGAAACTACCTTCGAACAGGACCTAACTGAGAACGCCGAACTGGAGGCCGAATTAACGCCATTGATTGCCAGCGTCTGGAAGTATTGCGAACGAACCGGCGTGTTAGGTCGAACAGTTACCCTAAAGGTGAAGTATGCCGATTTCCAGCAGATTACCCGCAGTCGGACCGCCTTTAGTAGTATCGCCGATCAGGCAACATTCACCAAAATCAGTATCGACTTACTGGCTTCTCTATTTCCGGTGACTAAAGGCGTTCGGCTACTAGGTGTCTCGTTATCAAGCTTACAAACGATAGCTAGCGTGCCCAATGGACAGTTGAGTCTAGATCTATAG
- a CDS encoding MFS transporter, which produces MAKSRWYRLLPIAFITYSLAYLDRANFGFGAASGMAADLHITPSMSSLLGSLFFLGYFFFQVPGAVYAENRSAKKLIFWSLILWGGLAMATGIISNLNALIAIRFMLGVVESAVMPSMLLFLSRWFTKAERSQANTFLILGNPATILWMSVLSGYLIQSVGWRWMFILEGLPAIIWAFFWWRLVNDKPQDANWLTEPEKQELAAQLQLEQQGIKPVKNYAEAFKSKVVILLSLQYALWSIGVYGFVMWLPSILNAAPNMTIVKTGWLSSVPYVLAIIGMLSASYFSDKTQNRKAFVWPFLLIGALAFYGSYLLGADHFWLSFTLLIVAGGAMYAPYGPFFAIIPEILPKNVAGGAMALINSLGALGSFIGSYIVGYLNGATGGFGASYIFMAGSLLLSALITLVAVKKPVSNG; this is translated from the coding sequence ATGGCTAAATCTCGGTGGTACCGACTCTTGCCGATTGCCTTTATTACCTACAGTTTGGCCTATTTAGACCGGGCTAATTTTGGATTTGGAGCCGCTAGCGGCATGGCTGCCGATCTGCACATTACGCCTTCCATGTCGTCGTTGTTAGGCTCCCTGTTCTTTCTGGGTTACTTTTTCTTCCAGGTTCCGGGGGCGGTTTACGCCGAAAATAGGAGCGCCAAAAAGTTGATTTTCTGGTCGTTGATTCTGTGGGGTGGGCTGGCTATGGCAACGGGTATCATCAGCAATTTGAATGCGTTGATTGCCATTCGCTTTATGCTGGGTGTAGTAGAGAGTGCGGTGATGCCCTCCATGCTGCTTTTCCTGAGTCGCTGGTTCACCAAAGCCGAACGGTCGCAGGCCAATACGTTTTTAATTCTGGGTAATCCGGCCACTATTCTCTGGATGTCGGTGCTGTCCGGTTATTTAATTCAATCGGTTGGCTGGCGGTGGATGTTTATTCTGGAAGGGCTTCCGGCCATTATCTGGGCTTTTTTCTGGTGGAGACTCGTTAACGATAAGCCGCAGGATGCCAACTGGCTAACTGAACCCGAAAAGCAAGAACTGGCTGCTCAGTTACAACTAGAACAACAGGGCATTAAACCCGTAAAAAACTATGCCGAAGCCTTCAAATCGAAGGTGGTTATTTTGCTGAGTTTGCAGTATGCCTTGTGGAGTATTGGCGTATACGGGTTTGTGATGTGGCTGCCGTCTATCCTGAATGCGGCCCCTAACATGACGATTGTTAAAACGGGTTGGCTGTCTTCGGTGCCCTATGTACTGGCTATTATAGGTATGTTGAGTGCCTCCTATTTTTCGGATAAAACCCAGAATCGAAAAGCGTTTGTCTGGCCTTTCCTATTAATTGGTGCCCTGGCTTTCTACGGGTCATACCTGCTGGGAGCCGACCATTTCTGGCTGTCATTTACATTGCTTATCGTTGCTGGCGGGGCTATGTATGCACCCTATGGCCCGTTCTTCGCCATCATTCCAGAAATACTTCCCAAAAACGTAGCGGGTGGGGCTATGGCGCTCATTAACAGCCTAGGAGCGCTGGGTTCATTTATTGGCTCCTACATTGTTGGCTATTTGAATGGGGCAACTGGCGGCTTCGGCGCTTCGTACATTTTCATGGCTGGCTCACTGTTGCTGTCGGCACTGATAACATTGGTGGCGGTGAAAAAGCCAGTTTCAAACGGGTAG
- a CDS encoding cold-shock protein: protein MQTGTVKFFNETKGFGFINPDDGGEDIFVHASGLTDQIRENDKVKFNVESGKKGLNAVNVEIA, encoded by the coding sequence ATGCAAACAGGAACTGTAAAATTTTTTAATGAGACCAAAGGATTTGGGTTCATTAACCCCGATGACGGCGGTGAAGACATCTTTGTCCATGCTTCAGGTCTGACTGATCAAATCCGGGAGAACGACAAAGTGAAATTCAATGTCGAGAGTGGAAAGAAAGGCTTAAACGCCGTAAACGTAGAAATTGCTTAA
- a CDS encoding FecR family protein has translation MPESPPKQLLFDFFAGKSTAPQKQWIADWLKESDNRALYYQYLNEWESQHPQYHVDVQPALDRFRAAMQQIETAPEPSPFVAVSSGESWNSRTVWFWAASILLALSIGGYLSRNLIRYETYRTAYGETKSFQLSDGTRVALNANSTLRVPRWGFGQRGREVKLDGEAEFKVTHLANHQRFVVRTSSDFAVEVLGTEFVLYARDQRRKVVLSQGKVKVTYQAGKQVLMKPGDWVSLGESGQLQRKKTEQPATFSSWKQHSFTFDQTSLSEISQLLYDNFGLTVHITDSTLAQRQISGVFAAEKPNELIEDLADFLHLKVTQTPEGLAIQPYTNQSDN, from the coding sequence ATGCCAGAATCACCACCCAAACAACTTCTTTTTGACTTCTTTGCCGGAAAAAGTACAGCCCCACAAAAGCAGTGGATTGCCGACTGGCTAAAGGAGTCCGACAACAGGGCACTGTATTACCAGTACCTCAATGAGTGGGAAAGTCAGCATCCACAATACCATGTCGATGTGCAGCCTGCCTTAGATCGATTTCGGGCCGCTATGCAGCAAATTGAGACCGCACCAGAACCGAGCCCATTTGTTGCTGTATCAAGCGGTGAATCCTGGAACAGCCGGACGGTCTGGTTCTGGGCAGCCTCGATCCTGTTAGCCCTGTCGATTGGCGGGTATTTGAGCCGGAATTTGATTCGATACGAAACCTATCGCACCGCTTATGGCGAAACGAAATCGTTCCAATTGAGTGATGGAACTCGCGTGGCCCTCAATGCCAATTCTACGCTGCGGGTACCACGCTGGGGTTTTGGTCAGCGTGGCCGGGAGGTGAAACTCGATGGTGAGGCCGAGTTTAAGGTAACGCACCTGGCCAATCATCAGCGGTTTGTTGTCAGAACCAGCAGCGACTTTGCGGTAGAAGTACTGGGCACTGAATTTGTCCTTTACGCCCGCGACCAGCGCCGAAAAGTGGTTCTTAGTCAAGGGAAGGTAAAAGTGACCTATCAGGCAGGAAAACAGGTACTTATGAAGCCCGGAGACTGGGTATCTCTCGGCGAATCGGGTCAGCTACAACGCAAAAAAACGGAGCAACCCGCTACGTTTTCCAGTTGGAAACAACACAGTTTTACCTTCGACCAAACAAGCTTATCTGAAATTAGCCAGCTTCTTTACGACAACTTTGGTTTAACTGTTCATATTACCGATTCTACCCTGGCTCAGCGCCAAATCTCCGGCGTGTTTGCGGCTGAAAAGCCAAATGAACTGATCGAAGACCTCGCCGATTTCTTACACCTAAAAGTTACCCAAACTCCAGAAGGCCTTGCCATTCAGCCCTATACCAATCAATCCGATAACTAA
- a CDS encoding arginine-tRNA-protein transferase, which yields MKGYKLDLCLSKGYFRMQQDIFTCRFVLFDDSLCAVHWLRIVLADVTYGTKQLRLLRSNEKFSVAVKPFVLSDELEDLYALYRASINFDAPESVESCLLNGVIDSVFDTYVIEVRDGTKLIAAGVFDNGIHSIAGIMNFYHPDYRKHSLGKFLILQKMKHAQLHQKAYYYPGYLVSNYPKFDYKLFACEPATEVFDSIRDRWLPFSWETVGALADLYRNS from the coding sequence ATGAAAGGATATAAGCTGGATTTGTGCCTGAGCAAAGGGTATTTCCGAATGCAGCAGGACATTTTTACCTGCCGATTTGTGTTGTTCGATGATTCGCTTTGCGCGGTACACTGGCTACGCATTGTACTGGCCGACGTTACCTATGGAACTAAACAACTCCGGCTTTTACGCAGTAATGAGAAATTCTCCGTTGCCGTTAAGCCGTTTGTCCTTTCGGATGAACTGGAAGATCTGTATGCATTGTATAGGGCTTCTATCAATTTCGACGCTCCCGAATCGGTTGAATCCTGCCTGCTAAACGGAGTAATCGATAGCGTGTTTGATACCTATGTCATTGAAGTGCGAGACGGCACCAAGTTGATCGCAGCCGGGGTTTTCGACAATGGCATCCACAGCATTGCGGGCATTATGAATTTTTACCATCCGGATTATCGCAAACACAGTCTGGGAAAATTTCTTATACTCCAGAAAATGAAGCACGCCCAATTGCACCAAAAAGCCTATTATTACCCCGGTTATCTGGTCAGCAATTACCCCAAGTTCGATTACAAATTATTTGCCTGCGAACCAGCCACCGAGGTCTTCGATAGCATTCGGGATCGTTGGCTGCCTTTTTCGTGGGAAACAGTTGGCGCACTGGCAGATTTATACAGAAATAGTTAG
- a CDS encoding MBL fold metallo-hydrolase, with protein MNRRRFVQHTALTLGSVSLFHQALFANRLADDPFKMKMVRDNVGVFTEKGGTIAYLRTKEGWVVVDSEFPEQAQHLIDALKKTDDKAFPLLINTHHHGDHTSGNIAFKDMVGHVVAHENSLKNQKAVAEKAKTEDKQLYPDTTFKDGWKTKVGSERIRAYYFGPGHTDGDGLIHFENANVLHMGDLMSNRRYPFIDKSAGASIKNWITILDKTLTTFDNQTIFVFGHAFDPEKITGNKEDIKAFKDYLEKLLVFVGSEVKSGKPKEEILKATVIPGVTEWQGDGIIRSLQAAYDEITTGK; from the coding sequence ATGAATCGTCGACGTTTCGTTCAACACACTGCGCTGACCTTAGGCAGTGTATCGTTGTTTCATCAGGCCTTGTTTGCCAATCGATTAGCCGATGATCCGTTCAAAATGAAGATGGTTCGTGACAATGTGGGCGTCTTCACCGAAAAAGGCGGCACGATTGCCTACCTCCGAACCAAAGAAGGCTGGGTAGTTGTCGATTCAGAATTTCCTGAACAGGCGCAACATTTGATTGACGCCCTCAAAAAAACGGACGATAAAGCATTCCCGTTACTGATCAATACGCACCATCACGGCGATCATACGTCCGGAAATATTGCCTTTAAAGACATGGTTGGTCATGTGGTTGCTCACGAGAATTCATTGAAAAATCAGAAAGCTGTTGCCGAAAAAGCAAAAACGGAAGATAAGCAGCTCTATCCCGATACCACGTTCAAAGATGGCTGGAAAACCAAAGTGGGCAGCGAGCGCATTCGGGCGTATTATTTCGGGCCGGGCCATACAGATGGCGATGGGCTAATTCACTTCGAAAATGCCAACGTCCTGCACATGGGCGATCTGATGTCGAATCGTCGGTATCCGTTTATTGATAAAAGTGCCGGGGCCAGCATCAAAAACTGGATTACCATCCTCGACAAAACCTTGACGACTTTCGATAATCAGACCATCTTCGTATTTGGCCACGCCTTCGATCCCGAAAAAATTACGGGGAACAAAGAAGACATTAAGGCGTTCAAAGACTATCTCGAAAAGCTACTGGTATTTGTAGGCAGCGAAGTGAAATCAGGCAAACCCAAAGAGGAAATTCTGAAAGCAACCGTTATTCCGGGCGTAACCGAATGGCAGGGCGACGGCATCATCAGAAGTCTACAAGCCGCCTATGATGAGATAACGACGGGTAAGTAA
- a CDS encoding RNA polymerase sigma-70 factor — protein MENLSPFSDAPKAFPFAMPEEANSVPLSTDDPELLIRRGFEQDPKLGCELLYHRYYQNLCSYAVRFVLSKEVAEDLVSDVFLTFWKNATYQQITVCYSAYFYRAVRNKSYNYLRQELNRTQTFDPDTDEDLIDSDTPEAIIHFQELTHRLDAEIQALPPQCRRAFMLNRYEGKRYIDIATELHISQKAVEHLISRALTRLRTHLTSEWLILLSLISFL, from the coding sequence ATGGAAAACTTATCCCCGTTTTCTGACGCTCCCAAAGCGTTTCCGTTTGCTATGCCAGAAGAAGCGAACTCCGTGCCGCTATCGACAGACGACCCGGAACTGCTTATTCGGCGTGGTTTTGAGCAAGACCCGAAACTGGGCTGCGAATTGCTCTATCATCGCTACTATCAGAATTTGTGTAGCTATGCCGTTCGATTTGTGCTATCGAAAGAGGTAGCGGAAGACCTCGTGTCCGACGTATTTTTAACCTTTTGGAAAAACGCTACCTACCAGCAAATTACGGTTTGCTACAGTGCTTACTTCTACCGGGCGGTACGTAATAAATCCTACAACTACCTCCGTCAGGAATTGAATCGTACCCAAACATTCGATCCGGACACCGACGAAGACCTGATCGATAGCGATACGCCCGAAGCTATCATTCATTTTCAGGAATTGACCCATCGACTCGATGCTGAAATTCAGGCACTTCCACCCCAATGCCGTCGGGCATTTATGCTCAATCGATACGAAGGGAAACGCTATATCGATATAGCTACCGAGCTGCATATTAGCCAGAAAGCGGTTGAACATCTTATCAGCCGGGCACTGACCCGCCTGCGTACTCACCTAACTAGCGAATGGCTCATTCTACTCAGCCTCATTTCTTTTCTTTAA
- a CDS encoding pirin family protein yields MLDQIIDARQASLGNGFAVRRILPYRLRRMLGPFIFMDHAGPVSFTADQVPNMDVLPHPHIGLSTVSYLFDGQVTHRDSLGVQQIIKPGEVNWMTAGKGIAHSERFEDPATLVGGSLEMIQTWVALPEADEEQAPTFENYASAELPIFTDTGVWLRLIAGDVFGLRNNVKVHSPLFYAHVVLQSGARFGLPQGYSERGVYVAKGSVEVGGRTYGVGQLLAFTPGNDPVLIARETCTLMLLGGEPLGQRFIWWNFVSSRPERIEQAKADWLAGRITLPPNDNAEFVPLPNDKSKPAGTPPPQPLS; encoded by the coding sequence ATGCTCGATCAAATCATTGACGCACGTCAGGCGTCCCTGGGCAATGGATTTGCTGTTCGGCGCATCTTGCCGTACCGACTTCGGCGTATGCTTGGGCCATTCATTTTTATGGATCATGCAGGCCCAGTCAGTTTTACCGCCGACCAGGTACCTAACATGGATGTGTTGCCTCATCCACACATTGGTTTGTCTACGGTCAGTTATCTGTTCGATGGGCAGGTGACACATCGGGATAGTCTGGGTGTGCAGCAGATCATAAAACCGGGTGAAGTTAACTGGATGACCGCCGGGAAAGGCATCGCCCACTCCGAGCGATTTGAGGACCCGGCTACCTTGGTCGGTGGTTCACTGGAAATGATTCAGACCTGGGTAGCCTTACCGGAAGCCGATGAAGAACAGGCGCCAACTTTCGAGAATTACGCATCGGCCGAACTCCCCATTTTTACCGACACAGGAGTCTGGTTACGGTTAATTGCCGGAGATGTGTTTGGTCTTCGGAATAATGTAAAAGTGCATTCGCCTTTGTTTTATGCACACGTAGTTCTGCAGTCTGGCGCTCGGTTTGGGTTGCCACAGGGCTATAGCGAACGGGGTGTTTATGTGGCTAAAGGAAGCGTAGAGGTAGGTGGACGCACGTATGGAGTCGGGCAACTATTGGCATTTACACCGGGTAATGATCCGGTATTGATTGCCCGCGAAACCTGTACACTCATGCTACTCGGTGGCGAACCTTTGGGGCAGCGTTTTATCTGGTGGAACTTTGTTTCGTCGCGCCCTGAGCGGATTGAGCAGGCTAAAGCCGACTGGCTGGCGGGTCGTATTACCCTGCCTCCAAATGACAATGCCGAATTTGTTCCTTTACCCAACGACAAATCAAAGCCAGCCGGAACCCCACCACCCCAGCCACTTTCCTGA